One segment of Solanum lycopersicum chromosome 1, SLM_r2.1 DNA contains the following:
- the LOC101257313 gene encoding type III polyketide synthase B, whose product MGILEKMEGRNEINFGNATILALGKAFPHQLVMQEFLVDGYFKNTNCDDPELKQRLTRLCKTTTVKTRYVVMSEEILKKYPELAVEGLPTVKQRLDICNAAVTEMAIEASQSCIKKWGRPISDITHVVYVSSSEARLPGGDLYLAKGLGLNPETKRVMLYFAGCSGGVAGLRVAKDIAENNPGSRVLLATSETTIIGFKPPSVDRPYDLVGVALFGDGAGAMIIGSNPIRDIERPLFELHTAIQHFLPDTEKIIDGRLTEEGISFKLERELPQIIEDNIEDFCDKLINISGIKDREYNKLFWAVHPGGPAILNRLEKKLDLSPDKLSASRRALADYGNASSNTIVYVLEYMLEEKKDITDWGLILAFGPGITFEGILTKNLTI is encoded by the exons TGATGGCTATTTCAAAAACACCAACTGTGATGATCCAGAACTCAAGCAGAGGCTCACTCGACTCT GCAAGACGACTACAGTGAAAACGCGGTACGTGGTAATGTCAGAGGAGATCCTAAAGAAATATCCTGAACTAGCAGTTGAAGGACTTCCAACAGTAAAACAAAGATTAGACATATGCAATGCAGCAGTTACAGAAATGGCAATTGAAGCCTCACAATCTTGTATTAAGAAATGGGGAAGGCCAATTTCAGACATTACACATGTAGTCTATGTTTCTTCAAGTGAAGCTAGATTACCAGGAGGAGATCTTTACTTAGCCAAAGGACTTGGTTTAAACCCGGAAACTAAACGTGTTATGCTGTATTTTGCTGGTTGTTCTGGTGGTGTGGCGGGCCTTCGTGTTGCTAAGGACATTGCTGAGAATAATCCAGGAAGCAGAGTCCTGTTAGCTACTTCAGAGACTACTATAATTGGGTTCAAACCACCTAGTGTTGATAGGCCATATGATTTAGTTGGTGTTGCTCTTTTTGGTGATGGTGCTGGAGCTATGATAATCGGATCTAACCCGATTCGAGATATCGAAAGACCTCTTTTTGAATTGCATACTGCTATTCAGCATTTCTTGCCTGATACAGAAAAGATCATTGATGGCAG GCTTACTGAAGAGGGAATTAGCTTCAAGCTAGAAAGGGAACTACCTCAGATAATTGAAGATAATATTGAGGATTTCTGTGACAAGTTAATAAATATTTCTGGAATCAAAGATAGAGAATACAACAAATTGTTTTGGGCAGTTCATCCAGGTGGTCCTGCTATTTTAAACAGGCTAGAGAAAAAGCTAGATTTGTCTCCTGATAAATTGAGTGCTAGTAGAAGAGCTTTGGCAGATTATGGTAATGCAAGTAGCAATACAATTGTGTATGTGCTGGAATACATGTTGGAGGAGAAAAAAGACATCACTGATTGGGGATTGATTCTCGCATTTGGCCCTGGGATTACCTTTGAGGGTATTCTTACAAAGAATCTCACTATTTGA